The following coding sequences lie in one Silene latifolia isolate original U9 population chromosome 5, ASM4854445v1, whole genome shotgun sequence genomic window:
- the LOC141655453 gene encoding uncharacterized protein LOC141655453 yields MPFRYLGVPVQPTRLTKQECSIRIEKMVSKIRNLGARKLSYAELKPFVITICGMEALNFIVSLLLPGVLLRSQNKRGGLGIKKADIWNIATVAKLAYWIYSKADRLWVRWVHQVYLEGSDWNSYKPPQDVSWTWKNICKVKDIMSTGYINGQWQHHEKGYTIRSGYEWLRAKDTKKPWYNQVWNQMNIPKHSLITWMAMNKGMNVKDKLFKIGCCQDDKCLLCDLYPETVDHLFFDCPYSRQIIRKVETWCESKIPFQNAMLRCSRKKGSTLKRKMIAMILNACYYQVCHQRNSVRVNQVMDSPEIVLKKIKEECWSRIKGKILFPVVGKDEKWMDRLMVR; encoded by the exons ATGCCTTTTAGATATCTTGGTGTACCAGTTCAACCTACCAGATTAACTAAACAGGAATGCAGTATTCGCATTGAGAAGATGGTCTCAAAAATTCGAAATTTAGGGGCTAGGAAGTTATCTTATGCAG AATTGAAGCCATTTGTCATAACTATTTGTGGGATGGAAGCTCTGAATTTCATCGTGTCCCTCTTGTTGCCTGGAGTACTGTTACGCTCCCAAAACAAGAGGGGGGGACTGGGGATTAAAAAGGCAGACATCTGGAACATAGCAACAGTGGCAAAACTAGCATATTGGATATATAGCAAAGCTGATCGACTTTGGGTAAGATGGGTTCATCAGGTTTACCTCGAGGGCTCTGATTGGAACAGCTACAAGCCTCCTCAGGATGTGAGCTGGACCTGGAAAAACAtttgcaaggtcaaagatataaTGAGTACTGGTTATATAAATGGTCAGTGGCAACATCATGAAAAAGGGTATACTATTCGAAGCGGGTACGAATGGCTCCGAGCGAAAGATACCAAAAAACCGTGGTATAATCAGGTTTGGAATCAAATGAATATCCCCAAACACTCCCTTATCACATGGATGGCCATGAATAAGGGCATGAATgtcaaggataaattgttcaagATTGGATGCTGCCAGGACGATAAATGCTTACTATGTGATCTCTACCCAGAAACCGTAGACCATctcttcttcgattgcccttatAGTAGGCAAATAATCAGGAAAGTTGAAACATGGTGTGAATCTAAAATCCCTTtccaaaatgcgatgttgaggtGCTCAAGAAAAAAGGGATCGACTTTGAAAAGAAAAATGATAGCGATGATCCTTAATGCTTGTTACTATCAAGTGTGCCATCAGAGGAACAGTGTGCGAGTTAATCAGGTGATGGATTCACCTGAAATTGTGTTGAAGAAGATAAAGGAGGAATGTTGGAGTCGGATAAAGGGGAAGATATTGTTTCCTGTTGTTGGTAAGGATGAGAAATGGATGGACAGGCTGATGGTTAGATAG